The genomic interval CCGTGACGGTCGACCTGCTGGGCCACGACTGCACCACGGGCGTGTCGATCCACGACCGCGCCGCCACGATCCGGGCCCTGGCCGACCCCACGACGAAACCCACCGATCTGGGACGCCCCGGACATATCAACCCGCTGCGTGCCCGGGAGAAGGGTGTGCTGCGGCGCCCGGGTCACACCGAGGCGACGATCGACCTGGCACGCCTGGCAGGGCTGCAGCCCGCCGGTGCCCTGATCGAGATCATGAACGAGGACGGCACGATGGCGCGCCTCCCGCAACTCATCGAAAAGGCCCGCAAGTTCGGCCTGAAGATCATCTCCATCGCCTCGCTGATCGCCTACCGCCTCAAGGAGGAGTCGATCATCGAAAAGGGCGTCACGGTGCCGCTGCCCACGGCCTGGGGCGACTTCAAGATCACGCCCTTCCGCCAGAAATCCAACGGCGTGGAGCACGTGGCGCTCACGAAAGGGGAGTGGTCGGAGGACGAGCCCGTGCTGGTGCGCGTCCACTCGTCGTGCGCCACGGGCGACATCTTCGGGTCGTACCGCTGCGACTGCGGCGAACAGCTGCACCGCGCCATGCAGATGATCGACAAGGCGGGCAAGGGTGCCATCGTCTACCTCAACCAGGAGGGGCGCGGCATCGGTCTCTGCAACAAGATCCACGCCTACAAGCTCCAGGACGAGGGGCTCGATACGGTGGATGCCAACCTCAAGCTGGGATTCAAGGCCGACGAGCGCGACTACGGCGTCGGTGCCAGCATCATCCGCGAGCTGGGCATCCGCCACATGCAGCTGATGACCAACAACCCGCTCAAACGCGCCGGGCTGGAGGGATACGGGCTGCAGATCGACGAGATCGTACCCATCGTCATCGCC from uncultured Alistipes sp. carries:
- a CDS encoding bifunctional 3,4-dihydroxy-2-butanone-4-phosphate synthase/GTP cyclohydrolase II — translated: MAKETILNSVEEVIEDFRNGRIVIVVDDEDRENEGDFIVAAEKITPEIVNFMLKEGRGVLCAPLSEKRCEELGLNMMEENNTSLLGTPFTVTVDLLGHDCTTGVSIHDRAATIRALADPTTKPTDLGRPGHINPLRAREKGVLRRPGHTEATIDLARLAGLQPAGALIEIMNEDGTMARLPQLIEKARKFGLKIISIASLIAYRLKEESIIEKGVTVPLPTAWGDFKITPFRQKSNGVEHVALTKGEWSEDEPVLVRVHSSCATGDIFGSYRCDCGEQLHRAMQMIDKAGKGAIVYLNQEGRGIGLCNKIHAYKLQDEGLDTVDANLKLGFKADERDYGVGASIIRELGIRHMQLMTNNPLKRAGLEGYGLQIDEIVPIVIAPNPYNEHYLETKQERMHHTLGLKK